The Thermococcus sp. 4557 genomic sequence ACCGAGAGCGCGCCTGACTACGAGGGAATAGCCCTCGCGAGGGAGCTTGATTCCATCGGGGTTCCATTCGAGGTGATAACGGACGCCCAGCTCGGCCTTTTCGCGAGGAAGGCCACCCTTGCCCTGGTCGGTGCCGACAACGTTACCCGCGACGGGGCCGCGGTGAACAAGGCCGGAACATACCTCCTCGCCCTCGCCTGCCACGACAACGGCGTTCCCTTCTATGTCGCCGCCGAGAGCTTCAAGCTTCATCCAGAGCTGAGCTCGGGTGAGGTTGAAATCGTCGAGAGGCCCTACGTGAGGCAGGGTTACCGGGTCAGGAACATGCTCTTCGACGTTACCCCCTGGCGGTACGTCAGGGGCATCATAACGGAGTTTGGGGTTCTGGTTCCCCCGAAGGAAATCTAAAAAGTCAACACAGAAAACAGAAATGAGAGAAAAGGGGCTCACTCCTGGTGAGCCAGCCAGAGGAGGGCACCTTTGATGAAGGGCCAGCTGCTCTTGATGTATTTCTGGTAGTAGTCGTCGCTGAGGGCCTTGCTTGAGCCGTAGGCGACTATTCTGCCGGTGCCGAGATCAACGGCAGCCGCTATAACTGGGTTGGTGCCAGGTATCCTGACGACGTTTCCATCGGCATCGACTGAGTAGCTGGTGTCGTAGCCTTTGATGAGCCACACCGCGGTGCCGCCTATTGTGAGGGTGTCGCCGTTGTAGTACATCGTCCAGTCGTCGGGCACGAACTTCATGACTGGGTGTGCCTTGTTGTATATCCCGACGAACGGGTAGTAGGGCCTGCCGCCGTTCTGGTCGTCGTCCATGAGCTCGTCCGGGTTGAATGTTATCCCGTAGTCACCGACTATCTCGTTGAAGTTCTCGACGTTGGCGTACTTGTACCATTCGCCAGTTATTAACAGACCTCCGCCGTTCTCGATGTACTCTTTGATGCTCTCAATCTCGGCGGGGGTGAAGTCATCCTTCGGGTCGGTGAGTATCACAACGTCGTACTCCTTGAGGAGGTCGTATGTGAGCGGGAGCTGGTTTATCTCCACTTCCCAGCCGAGCTCGTTCTCTATCTTGTCCACGAGGTAGCTGACGCCGACCTTGTTGATGTAGTACTGTCCGTGGGCGGCGTCGATGAGAACGCGGGTCACGTGGATGGTGACGTTGGTTGTGGGGGTGGTGTTGGTTTCAGGGATGGTTCCAGTCTCGTTGCCCGGAGCCGTTTCGGTTTCGTTTGAGGGGGCCGGCGGGTGGCAGATGGGCTCGACCTGGGCCAGCACCGCCTGGAGCTTTGGAAGGACATCGTTGATCTCCTCGGTCACGTCCCTGCCGAGCATCGCGGCCTTCCTTATGTGGACCATCACAGGGTAGTAGTACGAGTTCCTGTACGGGTTCTGCTGGACGAGGAGGCCCTTGAGAGCATCGTAGAGCTGGTACTGCCTCTGTATCTCCTCCATGCTGTCCTCTATCCACTGAACCTTAGGGGCGAGATCGCCGAGGTCCACACCGCAGGAAGTGAGCTCTTCAACGACCCTGGTGAAGTTTTCGTACAGGGGGGTTACGTTTGCCATCTCCTTGGTGTAGAGCCTCTCGTAGTACGGGGTGAGGCCGTATGCAACGACGTTGGGGTTCGGAACGACCTTGTAGTCGTAAACCCTTTCATCAACCAGGCCCCAGTCCTCCGCAAAGACCTGTATGTCAATTGAAAGCCCTCCCAGCTCCACCGGAAGGTATGAAAGTTCGTAGGTTGCGCTTCCGCCGGTCTCTATCTCGTGTGTGGCATTCCCCACCTTGGCCCCGTTGGCGTAGAGAACCACAGTTACGTTGTCCGCCACTTCCCCGTTGTTGACGACCGTGATCTTGAACCTCATCGGGACGCCCTTGATGGCGTAGTCCGGCCTGGCCACGTGCGAGATGCCAACGGACGGGATGTAGAGTTCGTAGTCCGTTGGATAAACCTCGATAATCTTGTATTTGTAGCCGATTCCCTCAACGTATTTCAGAATTTTACCCTGGGTGACGTCCATTATTTCATAGTAGTCGTAGAGAACCAGCGTTCCGGTGTCGTCAGCGACGGTGATGCTGCTCCCATCAACCTCGGTAATCCTGACCCACTCCAGCCTGACGCGCATGCTCTGGTATGCGTCGCTCATGTTGGCCACATTAATCACAACTGGCTCCGGGAGCTCGGAGGTCCCAACCACCTTGTAGGTGGGGTTCTTTATCTCGTAGAGTCCGTTGTATGCGGCGGTCGTCCCGTTAACCTGAACGATATCTCCGGGCTTAACGTCTTTCGTGAATGACTTACCCACGTATATGTAAATTCCGCTGTTCGGCTCGGTGCCGTTCTGGATGAAGAAGCCGGTGCTGCGGGTGCCTATGACTATTCCGCTGGTGACGACCTGCTTGCCGCTCTCCCAGTTCTCCCTTATCTCCCTGATGGGCTGATACTTCGGGCCCTCCGGGACGTAATAGACCACCTCAAGGTAGGGATATTTCCCGTGGCTGCTCTCCTTGGAGTTGTAGCTTATGCTCTCCGTGACCTTATCCTCAACGTCGGATATGAGGACGAAGCTGACGACCTTGTCTCCGGAGAATTCGCCCTTAACGAAGTCCGTCACGTTCCAGGTGGACCAGTGGCGCCCATCTGTATCAACGAGGTCCTTATCGAGAAGCTCCCCTGCGGAGGGCTTGATGTTCCAGGTTATCGAGTCCTCGGTCCAGGAATCATCGGAAACGGCATAGGCGCTTATGTTAACAGGGGTTGAGTAAGCCCCGCTGTAGGTATAAGCGCGCAGCACTGCGCTGACTAT encodes the following:
- a CDS encoding DNRLRE domain-containing protein, producing MPNVAFHAVSAATTTVQINPTDDAYVKDSAPDSNYGSYGSLYVGTYYRDHANERAYLKFDLSSIPDNAVIVSAVLRAYTYSGAYSTPVNISAYAVSDDSWTEDSITWNIKPSAGELLDKDLVDTDGRHWSTWNVTDFVKGEFSGDKVVSFVLISDVEDKVTESISYNSKESSHGKYPYLEVVYYVPEGPKYQPIREIRENWESGKQVVTSGIVIGTRSTGFFIQNGTEPNSGIYIYVGKSFTKDVKPGDIVQVNGTTAAYNGLYEIKNPTYKVVGTSELPEPVVINVANMSDAYQSMRVRLEWVRITEVDGSSITVADDTGTLVLYDYYEIMDVTQGKILKYVEGIGYKYKIIEVYPTDYELYIPSVGISHVARPDYAIKGVPMRFKITVVNNGEVADNVTVVLYANGAKVGNATHEIETGGSATYELSYLPVELGGLSIDIQVFAEDWGLVDERVYDYKVVPNPNVVAYGLTPYYERLYTKEMANVTPLYENFTRVVEELTSCGVDLGDLAPKVQWIEDSMEEIQRQYQLYDALKGLLVQQNPYRNSYYYPVMVHIRKAAMLGRDVTEEINDVLPKLQAVLAQVEPICHPPAPSNETETAPGNETGTIPETNTTPTTNVTIHVTRVLIDAAHGQYYINKVGVSYLVDKIENELGWEVEINQLPLTYDLLKEYDVVILTDPKDDFTPAEIESIKEYIENGGGLLITGEWYKYANVENFNEIVGDYGITFNPDELMDDDQNGGRPYYPFVGIYNKAHPVMKFVPDDWTMYYNGDTLTIGGTAVWLIKGYDTSYSVDADGNVVRIPGTNPVIAAAVDLGTGRIVAYGSSKALSDDYYQKYIKSSWPFIKGALLWLAHQE